In Portunus trituberculatus isolate SZX2019 chromosome 33, ASM1759143v1, whole genome shotgun sequence, the following proteins share a genomic window:
- the LOC123512444 gene encoding uncharacterized protein LOC123512444, protein MSSFDVFKAQADALGLEGAELGQYVLQQQAIERDQRATEREEKRLLAEREERAAERDFQLAKLQAEKEIQLARSTGQGKVSTSSCENVRGPKLPTYQEGDDISNFLVRFERVAELLQIDKDSYAARLGCLLTGKATELYTSLSADITEDYALLKKALLTGFSKTADNYRLEFRQARIRVGENYQQFSVHLTRLFQAWSEASDVAHTFEGLKKFILLDQFLTNLSPDLRVFIKERRPTDLPDAVRLADDWSSARHAYPKAYSSSSRGTSKAASGVSPTSSQGDSSKSSVQSTPKKITCHQCGEDGHIRPRCPKNPRAFKDWEAGKSTPKVGFCLGDKSVPNYSVSGTINGSWSSNIIRDTGCSCVVVSEEVLPDVDVESCPKIS, encoded by the coding sequence ATGTCTAGCTTTGATGTTTTTAAGGCTCAGGCCGATGCTTTGGGTCTTGAGGGTGCTGAGCTTGGTCAGTATGTTCTACAACAACAAGCTATTGAGAGGGACCAGCGAGCTaccgagagagaagagaagcggctcctagcagagagagaagaaagagctgCTGAGAGAGACTTCCAACTTGCTAAGCTTCAAGCTGAGAAGGAGATACAGCTCGCCCGCAGCACCGGTCAAGGAAAAGTGAGTACTTCTTCCTGTGAGAACGTCAGAGGACCGAAGTTGCCAACTTATCAAGAGGGAGATGATATAAGCAACTTCCTCGTGCGCTTTGAAAGGGTGGCTGAACTACTCCAGATTGATAAGGATAGCTACGCTGCAAGACTTGGGTGTCTCCTCACGGGTAAGGCTACTGAACTGTATACGTCGTTGTCTGCTGACATAACTGAAGATTACGCTCTTCTGAAGAAAGCTCTCCTCACTGGGTTCAGTAAGACCGCCGACAACTACCGTCTGGAGTTCCGCCAAGCCAGGATTAGGGTTGGGGAAAATTATCAGCAGTTCTCTGTCCATCTGACTCGACTGTTCCAGGCATGGTCGGAGGCATCTGATGTCGCCCACACTTTTGAAGGTCTTAAAAAATTCATCCTGCTTGACCAGTTTTTGACTAATCTTTCTCCAGATTTGAGGGTTTTCATCAAGGAGCGTCGGCCGACAGACCTTCCCGACGCAGTAAGGCTTGCCGACGACTGGTCATCTGCCCGTCACGCCTACCCGAAAGCCTACTCTTCTAGTTCCCGAGGAACTTCTAAAGCTGCCTCTGGGGTAAGCCCTACATCATCTCAAGGTGACTCCAGCAAGTCCTCTGTCCAGTCCACCCCTAAGAAAATTACGTGCCACCAGTGTGGAGAAGACGGCCATATTCGGCCGCGCTGCCCTAAGAATCCCCGCGCCTTCAAGGATTGGGAAGCGGGTAAGTCGACTCCTAAGGTTGGGTTTTGCCTTGGTGACAAGAGTGTCCCAAACTATTCTGTCTCGGGCACCATTAACGGATCTTGGAGCTCGAACATCATCCGTGACACTGGCTGCTCGTGTGTGGTAGTCTCAGAAGAGGTGCTTCCAGACGTAGATGTGGAGAGTTGTCCCAAGATTTCCTAG